The Malus sylvestris chromosome 12, drMalSylv7.2, whole genome shotgun sequence genome contains a region encoding:
- the LOC126593515 gene encoding uncharacterized protein LOC126593515, with protein MNMAAQKHLHELLREDQEPFLLKNYIADKRCQLKSASTKSQQHLQVKKRRPISQVSNFPGNLCKNACFLSLQDSPDLRKSPLFDFSSPAAKSPCKSPNAIFLHIPNRTAALLVEAAMRIQKQSANSKPKTQNKNHRFGLFGSLFKRLTNQNRTRKREINAGDGVQVSVKDILQWDSSVGRRSFTSDQVEEKVESGLEVENKIASLVSTGRPSSAVWSETNEATSSSCSQSEEDSADTDCPCNCDKVNAFCESPFRFVLQPTPPSSGHCTPEFTSPAASPSRHKQEEEGLKKFQAEVEEEEEKEQCSPVSVLDPPFQDDDEGHDDEDGFDLECSYANVQRTKQHLLQKLRRFEQLAGLDPIELEKRMLEEEEDDDDDECDDDESETSHSSREETLDELLREVLSKLNFPCNKSIPEDMQTLFMDLIVEEQREVDDAFDSREEVVRRVCKRFESWKEVESNTIDMMVEQDFRKELDGWKKSQDQMGETAMEIELAIFGLLVQEMAMELV; from the exons ATGAACATGGCGGCGCAGAAGCACTTACACGAGCTGCTGAGAGAAGACCAGGAGCCGTTTCTGCTCAAGAACTACATTGCCGATAAACGCTGCCAGCTGAAAAGTGCTTCCACGAAAAGCCAACAACATTTACAGGTCAAAAAACGCAGACCCATCTCCCAAGTTTCAAACTTTCCCGGCAATCTTTGCAAAAACGCCTGCTTTTTATCCCTCCAAGACTCGCCGGACCTCAGAAAATCCCCGCTCTTTGATTTCTCGTCGCCGGCGGCCAAAAGCCCATGCAAAAGTCCCAACGCCATCTTCCTCCATATCCCGAACAGAACCGCCGCTCTCCTCGTCGAAGCCGCGATGAGGATTCAGAAGCAGTCGGCGAATTCAAAACCGAAAACCCAGAACAAAAACCACCGGTTCGGGCTATTCGGGTCTCTTTTTAAGAGGTTAACGAATCAGAATCGGACCCGAAAGCGGGAAATCAACGCCGGCGATGGGGTTCAGGTCTCGGTGAAGGATATTCTCCAGTGGGATTCGTCAGTCGGGCGGAGAAGTTTTACTTCCGATCAGGTGGAGGAAAAGGTTGAGTCTGGTTTAgaagttgagaacaaaattgctTCTCTGGTAAGCACTGGGAGACCCAGCAGTGCGGTGTGGTCCGAAACCAACGAAGCCACTTCAAGCAGCTGCAGCCAGTCCGAGGAGGACTCGGCCGATACAGATTGCCCTTGTAATTGCGACAAGGTTAATGCTTTTTGCGAAAGCCCTTTTCGTTTCGTCCTCCAACCTACCCCCCCGTCATCCGGCCACTGCACGCCAGAATTCACATCGCCGGCGGCGTCCCCTAGTCGCCACAAACAAGAG GAGGAGGGGTTGAAGAAATTCCAAGCAGaagtggaggaggaggaagagaaggaaCAATGCAGCCCGGTTTCTGTATTGGACCCTCCGTTCCAAGACGATGACGAGGGACATGACGATGAAGACGGTTTTGATTTGGAGTGCAGCTATGCCAATGTGCAGA GAACAAAGCAGCACCTTCTGCAGAAGCTTCGTAGATTTGAGCAATTGGCGGGGTTAGATCCAATTGAACTCGAAAAAAGAAtgctagaagaagaagaagatgatgatgatgatgaatgtGACGATGACGAGTCGGAAACATCACATAGCAGCAGGGAAGAAACTCTTGATGAGCTTCTCAGAGAAGTACTTTCCAAATTAAACTTCCCTTGTAACAAAAGTATCCCCGAAGACATGCAGACATTGTTCATGGATCTCATTGTCGAGGAACAGAGAGAAGTGGATGATGCTTTTGACAGCAGAGAAGAGGTGGTGAGAAGGGTCTGCAAGAGATTTGAATCTTGGAAAGAGGTGGAGTCGAACACCATTGACATGATGGTGGAACAAGATTTCCGGAAGGAGCTCGACGGGTGGAAGAAAAGTCAAGATCAAATGGGAGAAACTGCAATGGAGATTGAGCTTGCAATCTTTGGCCTACTGGTGCAGGAAATGGCAATGGAACTAGTTTGA